One window of the Sulfitobacter alexandrii genome contains the following:
- a CDS encoding branched-chain amino acid ABC transporter substrate-binding protein, which yields MKSITKLGAVSALSLVIGASASFAETIKIAFIDPLSGPFASTGTNGLHQFQFAADYMVNEKGGVLDGDTFEVVGFDNQTSPKESLIQLQVAIDQGIRYIVQGNSSGVANALTEAIDKHNRRNPDSRVLFLNYAAVDPALTNDKCNFWHFRFDANADIKMDALTDVIVADENIKKVYIIGQDYSFGKAVSDAANKMLGEKRDDIEVVGDELHPIGKVKDFTPYARKVVSSGADAVITGNWGADMLGLGKAIIDNGFEGPIFTYYAAGSGMTAAFGETGKDRIRLISQGSINPIGSEEARETYNAFKEKYPEGNIDQSRIFNTIGMLATAIEEAGTADDVVAVASALEGMEYDSMWGGKLFMRPQDHQLIQDMHVGVHTNENVEFDYDNSGFGVVNESTIEMAGMDSATTCEMKRPE from the coding sequence ATGAAAAGCATTACCAAGCTGGGCGCGGTCTCGGCCCTGTCACTTGTCATCGGTGCATCCGCATCATTTGCCGAAACCATCAAGATCGCCTTCATCGATCCGCTCAGCGGACCGTTTGCGAGCACCGGCACGAACGGTCTGCACCAGTTCCAGTTCGCGGCCGACTACATGGTCAACGAAAAGGGCGGCGTTCTTGACGGCGACACCTTCGAGGTCGTCGGCTTCGACAACCAGACCAGCCCCAAGGAATCCCTGATCCAGCTTCAGGTCGCGATCGACCAGGGCATCCGCTACATCGTGCAGGGCAACAGCTCGGGCGTGGCGAACGCGCTGACCGAAGCCATCGACAAGCACAACCGCCGCAATCCCGACAGCCGCGTGCTGTTCCTCAACTACGCCGCCGTCGATCCGGCGCTGACCAATGACAAGTGCAACTTCTGGCACTTCCGTTTCGACGCCAACGCCGACATCAAGATGGACGCGCTGACCGACGTGATCGTCGCGGACGAGAACATCAAGAAGGTCTACATCATCGGCCAGGACTATTCCTTCGGCAAGGCGGTGTCGGATGCCGCCAACAAGATGCTGGGCGAAAAGCGCGACGACATCGAGGTCGTGGGCGACGAACTGCACCCCATCGGCAAGGTGAAGGACTTCACCCCCTACGCCCGCAAGGTCGTGTCTTCGGGCGCCGATGCCGTGATCACCGGCAACTGGGGCGCCGACATGCTGGGGCTGGGCAAGGCGATCATCGACAACGGTTTCGAGGGTCCGATCTTCACCTACTACGCGGCCGGCTCCGGCATGACGGCGGCCTTCGGTGAAACCGGCAAGGACCGCATCCGCCTGATTTCCCAGGGCAGCATCAACCCGATCGGTTCGGAAGAAGCCCGCGAGACCTATAACGCCTTCAAGGAAAAGTATCCCGAGGGCAACATCGACCAGAGCCGGATCTTCAACACCATCGGCATGCTGGCCACGGCCATCGAGGAAGCGGGCACCGCGGATGACGTGGTCGCTGTCGCCTCGGCACTCGAGGGGATGGAGTACGACAGCATGTGGGGCGGCAAGCTGTTCATGCGTCCGCAGGACCACCAGCTGATCCAGGACATGCACGTCGGCGTCCACACCAATGAAAACGTCGAATTCGACTACGACAACTCCGGTTTCGGCGTGGTGAACGAGTCGACCATCGAGATGGCTGGCATGGACAGTGCCACCACCTGCGAGATGAAGCGCCCCGAATAA
- a CDS encoding serine hydrolase domain-containing protein codes for MGGFDAGRLDRIAVWMQSYVEQRRFAGCSVLLAQGGKEVCYHQAGLRDVAAGKPWERDTVARIYSMTKPVTSLVLMTLAEEGLFHLDAPVSDFLPAFSDMTCLVPGATRADQVEPCAPPTLHQLLTHTSGLSYAFNPGPLGKLMAEHKIEFRASQPGLAPMCDALAALPLAFRPGTRWEYSVGIDVIGRVIEVVTGQTLEEVFIERVFDPLGMHETRFSVPPAARDRFAACYTPLAEGGFTVGKAEKGPDPLRLIDGAEKSPFLSATLMSGGGGLVGTIDDYLKFTEMLRTGGAGIIGPMTLEFMMRNHLPGEIASMGPQSFAEQPMEGMGFGIGGAVLLNPGRARSPGSVGDFSWGGMASTFFWVDPVLELSAIFFTQLVPSSSYPARPQLKALVHGAMT; via the coding sequence ATGGGCGGATTTGATGCTGGGCGCCTGGATCGCATCGCGGTCTGGATGCAATCTTACGTGGAGCAGCGCCGTTTCGCCGGATGTTCCGTCCTTCTCGCCCAGGGCGGGAAGGAGGTTTGCTACCATCAGGCCGGGCTGCGGGACGTGGCCGCGGGCAAACCGTGGGAGCGCGACACCGTCGCCCGCATCTATTCAATGACCAAGCCGGTCACCAGCCTCGTGCTGATGACCCTTGCCGAAGAGGGGTTGTTTCACCTCGACGCGCCGGTGTCGGATTTTCTGCCCGCCTTCTCGGACATGACCTGCCTCGTGCCCGGTGCCACCCGCGCCGACCAGGTGGAGCCTTGCGCGCCGCCGACGCTTCACCAGCTGCTCACACATACGTCGGGCCTCAGCTATGCCTTCAACCCCGGCCCGCTGGGGAAGCTGATGGCCGAACACAAGATCGAGTTCCGGGCCAGTCAGCCCGGTCTCGCGCCGATGTGCGACGCGCTGGCCGCGCTGCCGCTGGCCTTCCGCCCCGGCACCCGCTGGGAATATTCCGTCGGCATCGATGTCATCGGCCGCGTGATCGAGGTCGTCACCGGCCAGACCCTCGAAGAGGTCTTCATCGAGCGCGTCTTCGACCCGCTGGGGATGCATGAGACCCGGTTCTCGGTGCCGCCCGCGGCGCGGGACCGTTTCGCGGCGTGCTATACCCCGCTGGCCGAGGGCGGCTTTACCGTGGGCAAGGCCGAAAAGGGGCCTGACCCGCTGCGCCTGATCGACGGCGCGGAGAAGTCTCCGTTTCTGTCCGCCACCCTGATGTCCGGCGGCGGCGGGCTGGTCGGCACGATCGACGACTACCTCAAGTTCACCGAAATGCTGCGCACCGGTGGCGCGGGGATCATCGGCCCCATGACGCTGGAGTTCATGATGCGCAACCACCTGCCGGGCGAGATCGCGTCGATGGGGCCGCAAAGCTTTGCCGAGCAGCCGATGGAAGGCATGGGCTTCGGCATCGGCGGGGCGGTCCTGCTGAATCCGGGCCGTGCACGGTCGCCCGGATCGGTCGGCGATTTCAGCTGGGGCGGCATGGCCTCGACCTTCTTCTGGGTCGATCCGGTGCTCGAACTCTCCGCCATTTTCTTCACCCAACTCGTGCCGAGCAGTTCCTATCCCGCGCGACCCCAGCTCAAGGCACTGGTCCACGGGGCAATGACATGA
- a CDS encoding ABC transporter ATP-binding protein: protein MSTPALELNGLKKSFGKAEIIRGIDLSIGQSERHAIIGPNGAGKSTLFNLITARFAPTSGTVKLHGEDLTGLQPFQINRKGLSRSFQITNIFPKMSVFENVRCALLWSQGYKYSFWNLVSRSRDLTAGTEAILEQINLTARRDLPAGTLSYAEQRALEIGITIAGGADVIMLDEPTAGMSHSETDYITDLIMRVTENKTLVMVEHDMGVVFGLADRISVLVYGEIIATGRPEEVRGDPKVQEAYLGAALEAEH, encoded by the coding sequence ATGAGCACACCGGCACTCGAACTCAACGGACTGAAGAAGAGCTTCGGCAAGGCCGAGATCATCCGTGGCATCGACCTGTCCATCGGCCAGTCGGAACGCCACGCGATCATCGGACCCAACGGCGCGGGCAAGTCCACGCTCTTCAACCTCATCACCGCACGCTTCGCGCCGACTTCGGGCACCGTGAAGCTGCACGGAGAGGATCTGACCGGGCTCCAGCCCTTCCAGATCAACCGCAAGGGGCTGTCGCGGTCGTTCCAGATCACCAACATCTTTCCCAAGATGTCGGTGTTCGAGAACGTGCGATGCGCGTTGTTGTGGTCACAGGGGTACAAGTACAGTTTCTGGAACCTTGTCAGCCGCAGCCGCGACCTGACCGCAGGCACCGAAGCGATCCTCGAGCAGATCAACCTCACCGCACGGCGAGATCTGCCCGCGGGCACGCTTTCCTACGCCGAACAGCGCGCGCTCGAGATCGGGATCACCATCGCGGGCGGGGCCGACGTGATCATGCTGGACGAACCCACCGCCGGCATGAGCCACTCGGAAACCGATTATATCACGGACCTGATCATGCGCGTGACCGAGAACAAGACGCTGGTCATGGTCGAGCACGACATGGGCGTGGTGTTCGGTCTCGCGGACCGCATCTCGGTGCTGGTCTACGGCGAGATCATCGCGACCGGCAGACCGGAGGAGGTGCGGGGCGACCCGAAAGTCCAGGAAGCCTACCTCGGCGCGGCATTGGAGGCCGAACACTGA
- a CDS encoding phosphotransferase family protein produces the protein MTADTQTLDQDAVSAYLREHLPGFERLTGVTKFQGGQSNPTFLLETPAHNYVLRRKPPGVLLKSAHAVDREYRVQSALADTDVPVAKMHLLCEDDSVIGSAFYIMDHVPGRNFNLPSMEGVSVEDRGRIIDEMNRVLAALHEVDIDAVGLADYGPEGNYFERQVGRWSKQYKASETEDIPAMNHLMEALVEQRPEDDGQRTLVHGDYRLDNMIFDADKPECRAVLDWELSTIGHPFADLAAVIMQWQMPAGPEGRGMAGLDRAALGLPSDEAFIAAYCERRGLPEIEHFGYYLAFNFFRMAAIIQGVLKRALDGNASNPERAMKVGKYVPIFAQHGADALKR, from the coding sequence ATGACCGCAGACACACAGACATTGGACCAGGACGCCGTCAGCGCCTACCTGCGCGAACACCTGCCGGGTTTCGAGCGTCTCACGGGGGTAACGAAGTTCCAGGGCGGCCAGTCCAACCCGACCTTCCTGCTGGAAACCCCCGCGCACAATTACGTGCTGCGGCGCAAGCCGCCCGGCGTGCTGCTGAAATCGGCTCATGCGGTCGACCGCGAGTACCGCGTGCAAAGCGCGCTGGCCGACACGGATGTGCCGGTCGCAAAGATGCACCTGCTTTGTGAAGACGACAGCGTGATCGGCTCTGCCTTCTACATCATGGATCACGTGCCGGGCCGCAACTTCAACCTGCCCTCGATGGAGGGCGTATCGGTGGAGGATCGCGGTCGCATCATCGACGAGATGAACCGGGTGCTGGCCGCACTGCACGAGGTGGACATCGATGCTGTCGGGCTTGCCGACTACGGTCCGGAAGGAAACTACTTCGAGCGCCAGGTGGGCCGCTGGTCCAAGCAATACAAGGCGTCGGAGACCGAGGACATCCCGGCGATGAATCACCTGATGGAGGCGCTGGTGGAACAGCGCCCCGAAGACGACGGCCAGCGCACGCTGGTGCACGGCGACTACCGGCTGGACAACATGATCTTCGATGCCGACAAGCCCGAGTGCCGGGCGGTGCTGGACTGGGAACTATCCACCATCGGGCATCCGTTCGCCGACCTCGCGGCGGTCATCATGCAGTGGCAGATGCCTGCGGGGCCCGAAGGGCGCGGCATGGCCGGGCTGGATCGCGCGGCCCTGGGACTGCCATCGGACGAGGCCTTCATCGCGGCCTACTGCGAACGTCGCGGGCTGCCGGAAATCGAGCATTTCGGGTATTACCTGGCTTTCAACTTCTTTCGCATGGCGGCGATCATACAGGGCGTGCTGAAGCGCGCGCTGGACGGCAATGCCTCGAACCCCGAGCGGGCGATGAAGGTCGGAAAATACGTGCCCATCTTCGCACAGCACGGGGCGGATGCCCTTAAACGGTAG
- a CDS encoding ABC transporter ATP-binding protein, producing the protein MMIEVTDMHAYYGKSHILQGVTLNVREGEIVALLGRNGVGRSTTCKAIMGEVEPKGSVKFKGQEIAGKKAYEIANMGVGYVPENRDIFPGLTTRQNLTLGLKPGQKDGAGRWSMQAMFDMFENLSRRADVEASVLSGGEQQMLTMCRTLMGDPDFIMIDEPTEGLSPQMVQKVAEVLKAIADKGISTLLVEQKLSIAMDIAHRVYVMGHGQVVFEGTPAELKARDDVRKEWLEV; encoded by the coding sequence CTGATGATCGAAGTCACCGACATGCACGCCTATTACGGCAAGTCGCACATTCTTCAGGGCGTGACGCTGAACGTCCGCGAGGGCGAGATCGTGGCCCTTCTGGGCCGCAACGGCGTGGGGCGCTCCACCACCTGCAAGGCGATCATGGGCGAAGTCGAGCCGAAAGGCTCGGTCAAGTTCAAGGGGCAGGAGATTGCCGGCAAGAAGGCCTACGAGATCGCCAACATGGGTGTCGGCTACGTCCCCGAGAACCGCGATATCTTTCCGGGCCTCACCACCCGCCAGAACCTGACACTGGGCCTCAAGCCGGGTCAGAAGGACGGTGCCGGCCGCTGGTCCATGCAGGCGATGTTCGACATGTTCGAAAACCTCAGCCGCCGCGCGGATGTCGAGGCGTCGGTGCTTTCGGGCGGCGAACAGCAGATGCTGACCATGTGCCGCACCCTGATGGGCGATCCGGATTTCATCATGATCGACGAACCGACCGAAGGCCTGTCGCCGCAGATGGTGCAGAAGGTGGCCGAAGTGCTCAAGGCCATCGCCGACAAGGGGATCTCGACCCTGCTGGTTGAGCAGAAACTGTCCATTGCAATGGACATCGCCCATCGTGTTTATGTGATGGGGCACGGACAGGTCGTCTTTGAAGGGACACCCGCCGAACTCAAGGCCCGTGACGATGTACGCAAGGAATGGCTAGAGGTCTGA
- a CDS encoding branched-chain amino acid ABC transporter permease encodes MTQMDTKSDVKGARGDEQITTDPRSPAQQMGAGNMTLTFAPWIVAAVLLAILPFIFTNNSSITIMNQMWITVIFALAYNMLLGQGGMLSFGHAVYAGVGGFACMHIMNASDFFSVLPLPVLPVFGGLFGMGLAIIVGSFSTRSAGTVFAMISLGVGELIAACSVIIVAFFGGEEGISGDRTYAQPFFGVEFLQQIEVYYLISAWVLISAALMYLWSRTPVGRMANAVRDNPERAEFLGYSARWVRFYSFVASGFFAGVAGGLFAINYEILTEENLNTASSGVILLVTFLGGVGFFFGPIIGAIAFTLLQTVLSLQTDLWAFYAGTLFVATVMFFPGGLAGLLMMHVPVFRLGNARSLIVPYFKTLLPALIGILGLAALVEMVFHVRHAAPGDDEMTLFWTTFDSHAVLPWVIAIGVTLIALGITRATAPGLREAWNEATTPGARA; translated from the coding sequence ATGACACAGATGGACACGAAATCAGACGTCAAGGGCGCCCGCGGCGACGAACAGATCACGACCGATCCGCGTTCCCCCGCGCAACAGATGGGCGCCGGCAACATGACGTTGACCTTCGCGCCATGGATCGTGGCGGCGGTGCTGTTGGCGATCCTGCCTTTCATCTTCACCAACAACTCCTCGATCACGATCATGAACCAGATGTGGATCACCGTGATCTTCGCGCTGGCCTACAACATGCTGCTGGGCCAGGGGGGCATGCTGTCCTTCGGTCACGCGGTCTATGCCGGGGTCGGCGGCTTTGCCTGCATGCACATCATGAATGCCTCCGACTTCTTTTCGGTGCTTCCACTTCCGGTCCTGCCAGTGTTCGGCGGGCTGTTCGGCATGGGGCTGGCGATCATCGTGGGCAGCTTCTCCACACGCAGCGCGGGCACCGTTTTCGCCATGATCTCCCTTGGCGTCGGTGAATTGATCGCGGCCTGTTCCGTGATCATCGTCGCCTTCTTCGGCGGCGAGGAAGGCATCTCGGGCGACCGGACCTATGCGCAGCCGTTCTTCGGTGTCGAGTTCCTGCAGCAGATCGAGGTGTACTACCTGATTTCGGCGTGGGTGCTGATCTCTGCCGCGCTCATGTACCTCTGGTCACGCACCCCTGTCGGCCGCATGGCCAACGCGGTACGCGACAATCCCGAACGGGCCGAGTTCCTGGGCTATTCCGCCCGCTGGGTGCGGTTCTACAGCTTCGTCGCCTCGGGCTTCTTTGCCGGGGTCGCTGGGGGGCTCTTTGCCATCAACTACGAGATCCTGACCGAGGAGAACCTGAACACCGCGTCGTCCGGCGTGATCCTTCTGGTCACCTTCCTCGGCGGTGTCGGCTTCTTCTTCGGGCCGATCATCGGCGCCATCGCCTTCACCCTGCTGCAAACGGTTCTCAGCCTGCAGACGGACCTCTGGGCCTTCTACGCCGGTACGCTGTTCGTCGCGACGGTGATGTTCTTTCCGGGCGGTCTGGCCGGGCTGCTGATGATGCACGTGCCCGTGTTCAGGCTGGGTAACGCGCGGTCGTTGATCGTGCCCTATTTCAAGACCCTGCTGCCCGCCCTGATCGGCATTCTCGGTCTCGCGGCCCTCGTCGAGATGGTCTTTCACGTCCGGCACGCCGCGCCCGGCGACGACGAGATGACGCTGTTCTGGACCACTTTCGACAGCCATGCCGTCCTGCCCTGGGTCATCGCCATCGGCGTCACCCTGATTGCGCTGGGCATCACCCGCGCCACGGCTCCCGGCCTGCGCGAAGCATGGAACGAGGCGACCACCCCAGGAGCGCGCGCATGA
- a CDS encoding IclR family transcriptional regulator, giving the protein MDDFDADLGEGKDRNFVTALARGLDILRAFRPNEATLTNSDLAERTGLPKATVSRLTHTLCALDYLVADTRVGTYRLSAGVLRLGFSALSAMDISARAETEMRALRDGPNSYITVALGEQHRLEVIYVATQNSFEGVSLTLPVGSRLPLFRSAIGKAILVGMTEADRDRIFATAAQAGPDVEDEGRANYELALAEYRANGFCSGYGSWRSDVNGIAVPIVSLDGRRVYGLNVGGPSFGVKKKQLETVYAPRLIKAAELIGLRG; this is encoded by the coding sequence ATGGACGATTTTGACGCCGACCTCGGTGAAGGCAAGGACCGCAACTTCGTGACCGCTCTGGCGCGGGGGCTCGACATTCTTCGCGCGTTCCGCCCGAACGAGGCAACGTTGACGAACTCGGATCTCGCCGAGCGGACGGGCCTGCCGAAGGCAACGGTGTCGCGGCTCACCCACACGCTCTGCGCGCTGGACTACCTCGTGGCGGACACCCGCGTCGGGACGTACCGGCTCAGCGCAGGGGTGCTGCGGCTCGGCTTCAGCGCGTTGAGCGCCATGGACATTTCGGCCCGCGCGGAAACGGAAATGCGGGCCTTGCGTGACGGGCCGAACAGCTACATCACCGTCGCCCTGGGCGAGCAGCACCGGCTCGAGGTGATCTACGTCGCCACCCAGAATTCCTTCGAAGGGGTTTCGCTGACTCTGCCGGTGGGCTCCCGGCTGCCGCTTTTCCGGTCGGCCATCGGCAAGGCGATCCTCGTCGGCATGACGGAGGCGGACCGCGACCGTATCTTTGCCACCGCCGCGCAGGCCGGACCGGATGTCGAGGACGAGGGCCGCGCCAACTATGAACTGGCGCTGGCGGAATACCGCGCCAACGGCTTCTGCTCGGGCTATGGCAGCTGGCGCAGCGACGTGAACGGAATTGCGGTTCCGATCGTCAGCTTGGACGGCCGGCGGGTCTATGGCCTGAACGTCGGGGGGCCCTCCTTCGGGGTCAAGAAAAAGCAACTCGAAACCGTTTATGCACCCCGTCTGATCAAGGCGGCGGAGCTGATCGGGCTGAGGGGCTGA
- a CDS encoding branched-chain amino acid ABC transporter permease, which translates to MDLILVNIIDGLVTGLLLFMLSAGLTLIFSMMGVLNFAHASFYMLGAYFAYQISQGLGFWMGLLIAPLIVGVLGAGVERYGLRRVHQYGHVPELIFTFGLALLIEELVQFVWGKNQMPYFVPEALNFSAFAIAGNSIPAYKIFMIFISLAIFIGLLFILTRTRVGMIIQAALSYPRTVEALGHNVPLIFMGVFGVGTALAGVAGVIAGPVLGTFPGMAFVLGSIVFVTIVIGGLGSLWGALVASLLIGWITTFAKAYNIAMADILNGIGFATPENLDDNLFRDLWTVTSPQIADILPYILMVLILIFRPSGLFGKRHS; encoded by the coding sequence ATGGACCTCATTCTCGTCAATATCATCGACGGGCTTGTGACCGGACTGCTGCTGTTCATGCTGTCTGCCGGTCTGACCCTGATCTTCTCAATGATGGGCGTTCTGAACTTTGCCCACGCCAGCTTCTACATGCTGGGGGCCTATTTTGCCTACCAGATCAGCCAGGGACTGGGGTTCTGGATGGGGCTTCTGATCGCGCCGCTGATCGTCGGTGTGCTGGGCGCGGGGGTCGAACGCTATGGGCTCAGGCGCGTGCACCAGTATGGCCACGTGCCCGAACTGATCTTCACCTTCGGTCTGGCTCTGCTGATCGAGGAGCTGGTGCAATTCGTCTGGGGCAAGAACCAGATGCCCTATTTCGTCCCCGAGGCGCTGAACTTCTCGGCTTTCGCCATCGCGGGCAACTCCATCCCTGCCTACAAGATCTTCATGATCTTCATCTCGCTCGCGATCTTCATCGGGTTGCTCTTCATCCTGACCCGGACGCGCGTGGGCATGATCATTCAGGCCGCGCTCAGCTATCCCCGTACCGTCGAGGCGCTGGGCCACAACGTGCCGCTGATCTTCATGGGTGTCTTCGGCGTCGGCACCGCGCTGGCCGGTGTGGCCGGGGTGATCGCGGGACCGGTGCTGGGCACTTTCCCGGGCATGGCCTTCGTGCTGGGGTCCATCGTCTTCGTGACCATCGTGATCGGCGGTCTCGGGTCGCTTTGGGGCGCGTTGGTCGCGTCGCTGCTGATCGGCTGGATCACCACGTTCGCCAAGGCCTACAACATTGCGATGGCCGATATCCTGAACGGCATCGGGTTCGCGACCCCCGAGAACCTCGACGATAACCTGTTCCGCGACCTGTGGACCGTCACATCGCCGCAGATCGCTGATATCCTGCCCTACATCCTGATGGTGCTGATCCTGATCTTCCGGCCTTCGGGACTCTTTGGAAAGCGCCACTCATGA
- a CDS encoding acetoacetate--CoA ligase, translating into MSADVLWEPSADRREASTMAAFEGWLEENRGLTFDDYNAMWRWSVDDLEGFWSAIWEFFDVRASLRPEKLLVRRQMPGAEWGTGARLNYVDQVMKHAEGREDATALIVQSETVGRREITWGELRRQVASVAAHLAEMGVGKGDRVVAILPNTDTALIAFLATASIGAIWSLCAPDMGHVAILDRFKQIEPKVLIAQDGYIHAGKMIDRRAVLSDIAAGLPSVTHCVTVAVAGDLPETHLSWDSLTGDDATYRSEQVEFEHPLWIVYSSGTTGNPKPIVHGHGGIILEAAKQSLHHDLTNRDRFCWLTSSGWIMWNAQWMALGQGATVALFDGAPNHPDMGVVWRFIADERLTYFGAGAAFFSGCMKAGVTPRTEVDLSALRSLGSTGSPLSSDAYDWIYRDVKPDQWLAPISGGTDLAGAFVLGHPGMAVRAGEMQCRALGNAVRAYDPQGNELVGEVGELVCTEPLPSMPLFFWGDDDGSRLFDSYYADYPGVWRHGDWISIDADGHSVIYGRSDATINRKGLRLGSAEIYQAVEGLDSVLDSLVVDLEFLGRDSFMPLFVVPAPGVAFDDALKDQINAAIRSGVSARFIPNEIIEIQEVPRTLSGKKLEVPVKKLLLGGDPETVVNRDSMANPYSFDFFIAYAAARAPT; encoded by the coding sequence ATGAGCGCCGACGTCCTCTGGGAACCCTCCGCCGACCGGCGCGAGGCCAGCACCATGGCCGCGTTCGAAGGCTGGCTGGAAGAAAACCGCGGCCTGACCTTCGATGACTACAACGCCATGTGGCGGTGGAGTGTCGATGACCTCGAAGGGTTCTGGTCCGCCATATGGGAGTTCTTCGACGTGCGGGCCAGCTTGCGGCCCGAAAAGTTGCTGGTCCGGCGTCAGATGCCCGGTGCCGAATGGGGCACCGGCGCGCGGCTCAACTATGTCGATCAAGTGATGAAACATGCCGAGGGTCGCGAGGACGCGACGGCGCTGATCGTTCAGTCCGAAACCGTCGGGCGCCGCGAAATCACCTGGGGCGAGTTGCGCCGCCAGGTTGCCAGCGTCGCCGCGCATCTCGCGGAAATGGGCGTAGGCAAGGGCGACCGGGTCGTCGCGATCCTGCCCAACACCGACACCGCGCTCATCGCCTTTCTGGCGACGGCGAGCATCGGTGCGATCTGGTCGCTTTGCGCGCCGGACATGGGGCATGTGGCGATCCTGGACCGGTTCAAGCAGATCGAGCCCAAGGTGCTGATCGCGCAGGACGGCTACATTCATGCGGGCAAAATGATCGACCGCCGCGCCGTGCTCTCGGACATTGCCGCGGGCCTGCCCAGCGTTACGCATTGCGTCACCGTGGCCGTTGCGGGCGACCTGCCCGAAACGCACCTGTCCTGGGACAGCCTGACAGGGGACGATGCCACCTATCGCTCGGAACAGGTGGAATTCGAACATCCCCTCTGGATCGTCTATTCTTCGGGCACCACGGGCAATCCGAAACCCATCGTGCACGGCCACGGCGGCATCATTCTGGAGGCGGCCAAGCAGTCGCTGCACCACGACCTGACCAACCGCGACAGGTTCTGCTGGCTCACGTCCTCGGGGTGGATCATGTGGAATGCCCAGTGGATGGCGCTGGGGCAGGGGGCGACCGTGGCCCTGTTCGACGGGGCGCCGAACCATCCCGACATGGGCGTCGTCTGGCGGTTCATCGCGGATGAACGGCTGACCTACTTCGGCGCCGGTGCCGCGTTCTTCTCGGGCTGCATGAAGGCGGGCGTGACCCCGCGCACCGAAGTGGACCTGTCCGCTCTGCGCTCGCTCGGTTCCACCGGCTCGCCCCTGTCGTCGGATGCCTACGACTGGATCTACCGTGACGTGAAGCCGGACCAGTGGCTCGCACCGATCTCGGGCGGGACGGACCTCGCCGGGGCTTTCGTTCTGGGCCATCCGGGCATGGCCGTGCGCGCGGGCGAGATGCAATGCCGCGCGCTCGGCAATGCCGTGCGTGCCTATGACCCGCAGGGCAACGAACTGGTCGGCGAGGTGGGAGAACTGGTCTGTACCGAACCGCTGCCGTCCATGCCGCTGTTCTTCTGGGGCGACGACGACGGCAGCCGGCTGTTCGACAGCTATTACGCGGATTACCCCGGCGTCTGGAGGCACGGCGACTGGATCAGCATCGACGCCGACGGCCACAGCGTGATCTACGGGCGCTCGGACGCCACCATCAACCGCAAGGGCCTGCGCCTGGGGTCCGCCGAAATCTATCAGGCGGTGGAGGGACTGGACAGCGTGCTGGACAGTCTCGTGGTCGACCTCGAATTCCTGGGCCGCGACAGTTTCATGCCGCTTTTCGTGGTGCCCGCCCCCGGCGTGGCCTTTGACGACGCGCTCAAGGACCAGATCAACGCGGCCATCCGCAGCGGCGTGTCGGCACGATTTATTCCGAATGAAATCATAGAGATACAGGAAGTTCCCCGCACCCTGTCGGGCAAGAAGCTTGAGGTTCCGGTCAAAAAGCTGTTGTTGGGAGGCGATCCCGAAACGGTCGTGAACCGCGATTCCATGGCCAATCCGTACAGCTTCGACTTCTTTATCGCCTATGCCGCGGCACGGGCCCCGACCTGA
- a CDS encoding histidine phosphatase family protein gives MAEMLVIRHGQASFGQDDYDVLSDLGKRQSAAVGAVLRDLGWVPDRLVTGTLTRQKDTLSEMGFSDPPEEHAGFNEYDFHDLLHARYAGQVPDLVKGDRKAHFRALRDTIFEWQDEKFDGAAETWEQFAERIEAARSFATDTDARRVLVISSGGVIGQLVATALGAPRRQMMNLNLQIRNTSITRFVFSGDNFSLAEFNATPHFSHAEGAKLISYS, from the coding sequence ATGGCTGAAATGCTGGTCATCCGCCATGGGCAGGCGTCGTTCGGGCAGGACGATTACGACGTGCTTTCGGACCTCGGCAAGCGTCAGTCCGCCGCCGTCGGTGCGGTGTTGCGCGACCTCGGCTGGGTGCCCGACCGTCTTGTGACGGGGACGCTGACCCGGCAAAAGGACACGCTGTCCGAGATGGGTTTTTCAGATCCGCCGGAGGAGCACGCCGGCTTCAACGAATACGATTTCCACGACCTGCTGCACGCGCGCTATGCAGGGCAGGTGCCCGACCTCGTGAAGGGTGACCGCAAGGCGCACTTCCGGGCATTGCGCGATACCATCTTTGAATGGCAGGACGAAAAATTCGACGGTGCGGCCGAGACATGGGAGCAGTTCGCGGAACGGATCGAGGCCGCGCGCAGCTTTGCCACCGACACCGATGCGCGCCGGGTTCTGGTGATCTCGTCGGGCGGGGTGATCGGCCAATTGGTCGCCACCGCCCTCGGCGCGCCCCGGCGGCAGATGATGAACCTCAATCTCCAGATCAGGAACACATCGATCACCCGGTTCGTGTTCTCGGGGGACAATTTCTCATTGGCCGAATTCAATGCCACCCCTCATTTTTCGCATGCCGAGGGCGCGAAACTGATAAGCTACAGTTAA